The sequence TGGAGCAACTCGTCCAACTTTACCGATTGGCACGGATCGAGGTTTTTGCGATTGCGCAGCAGTAGCCAGCGACTGGACTTGAGCACTCGGCGGGCCGGCTTGTCGTGCCGCAACTGGTTCGCTTGGTCTACACGCACCCGGTCTATCACTTCACGGCCGTACTTGGCCACGACGTGGAACAGGTCGTAGACGATCTCGGCGTTGGGGCAGTTGGCCTGGATCTCCAGCTCATAGGCCGTCGTCATGTCGATCGCTACGGCCCGGATCTGCTGGGCAACCCCAGTTGGCAGTTGTTCGAAGAAGGCTCTGGCCGTCTCGCGCGAGCGGCCATCACCGATCCATAGCACCTGACGGCGGATCGGATCGACAACGACCGTGGCATAACGATGGCCCTTGTGTAGAGCGAACTCGTCCATCGCTAGGTAGTGGATCTGGCTCCAGTCCGGCTCTTGGATCGCCCGTCGCAGCAGGGCCTTGTCCAGCGCCTTGACCGTGTGCCAACCCAGTTGGAAGAAGCGCGCCACGGCCAGAATGTTGCTGGACTCAAGCAACTGGCTGACCGCCTCGGCCAGCCGGTCGGTCACTCGCTGGTAACGGCCCAGCCAGCTCAGCCTCTCCAGATGCGGTCCACCGCACTGCTCGCACCAGACCCGCCGACGCGGCACTACCAGCGTCACTCGCAGCGCCATTAGCGGCAGATCCCGCACCCGGCGCGTGGTCGTCTCATGCACCTGCCGACATCGGTTGCCGCAGTGCTCGCAGTGCATCGTTCGCGCTGAAGGCTTCAGGTAAATCGTGACCGTCCGGCTCTCACCTTCAGGCCACACGACCCGCTCCACCCGATAACCTTCCCACCCACCCAACCTCTCGATCGTCTTGCGGTCCAGCATGATCCCGGCCTTGATCCTTGAAAAATCAAGGATCAAGCGTAACGGCAATCAAGCACGGCTCCACGCTATTCCGCGATGAACCAAAAAAAACCCGCCGGTTAGGGCGGGTCTTAAAAGGGGCTTTGCAGCCCCCAAGGGGAAAACGGATAACAATTGCGAATTCGTTACTGCTCGACAACGACGGCGGGCTTGATGCTTAGGCTGCGGTGTGCGCGGCCGAGTCGGTCTTGCCAAACATTGCCTTGATGCCGTGACCCAGTTTGCGCAGCCCGTGAGCCAGAGCACGCAGGGGGTGCGGACGGAATTGCTCTTCCATCGCCTGCAGCATCAGTTGGCGTTCCAGTTCGTCGGTCAGGCGATAGGTGTTGTTCAGGTTGATCACGGTAGCCTCCGTTAGGCTGACTTATGCTTCTGTCTAGGGTTAACCCGAATTATAGGGTTAACCCTAGGCTAATGCAAGCCTTGCCGTGATTCTGTGCAACATGCG comes from Bordetella holmesii ATCC 51541 and encodes:
- a CDS encoding transposase family protein, giving the protein MLDRKTIERLGGWEGYRVERVVWPEGESRTVTIYLKPSARTMHCEHCGNRCRQVHETTTRRVRDLPLMALRVTLVVPRRRVWCEQCGGPHLERLSWLGRYQRVTDRLAEAVSQLLESSNILAVARFFQLGWHTVKALDKALLRRAIQEPDWSQIHYLAMDEFALHKGHRYATVVVDPIRRQVLWIGDGRSRETARAFFEQLPTGVAQQIRAVAIDMTTAYELEIQANCPNAEIVYDLFHVVAKYGREVIDRVRVDQANQLRHDKPARRVLKSSRWLLLRNRKNLDPCQSVKLDELLQANQPLLTAYLMRDELKQLWFYQHPGYARQAWDHLTCSP